The Raphanus sativus cultivar WK10039 chromosome 2, ASM80110v3, whole genome shotgun sequence genome includes a region encoding these proteins:
- the LOC108837236 gene encoding transcription repressor OFP13 — translation MGKKTKLSSLFRGSARGLLSSPLCSNAKTLSFRVKDDDDDDDMIKTVNSVFFDHNHNGEEAETPESWFTNSSETASHSTTESEQDLDAESLETVVRGVVRSERLFFDPPGVASSMIVEETDEKPKKAVEEDRDRIEEIGVSVAMESEDPYGDFRRSMEEMVRSHGELAKDWESLESMLEWYLRMNERRSRDVIISAFVDLVYGLSDDGSGGGTSSVSDSARYSTAVSSLPSSPLYSLSSKGQTEEIEEEDERRSR, via the coding sequence ATGGGGAAGAAGACGAAGCTCTCCTCTCTGTTCAGAGGAAGTGCCCGAGGATTACTGTCTTCTCCTCTCTGCTCCAATGCGAAAACACTTTCATTCCGAGTCaaagacgacgacgacgacgacgacatGATCAAGACGGTTAACTCGGTCTTCTTCGACCACAACCACAACGGAGAAGAGGCCGAGACGCCCGAGTCATGGTTCACGAACTCGTCCGAGACGGCGAGTCACTCAACAACCGAGTCGGAACAAGACCTCGACGCGGAGTCGCTGGAGACGGTCGTCAGAGGAGTGGTTAGATCGGAGCGGCTGTTCTTCGATCCACCGGGAGTCGCTAGCTCCATGATCGTGGAAGAGACCGACGAGAAACCGAAGAAGGCGGTGGAAGAGGATCGGGATCGTATCGAGGAGATCGGCGTCTCGGTGGCGATGGAATCGGAGGATCCGTACGGGGATTTCCGGCGATCGATGGAGGAGATGGTGAGGAGCCACGGCGAGTTGGCGAAGGACTGGGAGAGCTTGGAGTCGATGCTCGAGTGGTACTTGAGGATGAACGAGAGGAGGAGCCGCGACGTGATCATCAGCGCTTTCGTCGATCTCGTCTACGGACTCTCCGATGATGGTTCTGGTGGCGGGACGTCGTCGGTGTCGGATTCGGCTCGTTACTCTACGGCCGTATCGTCTTTGCCGTCGTCGCCGTTATATTCGTTATCGTCTAAAGGTCAGACGGAggagattgaagaagaagatgagagacgGAGCCgttag
- the LOC108832949 gene encoding protein RESTRICTED TEV MOVEMENT 2-like, with the protein MAARQQPKGTGLGVQYVDLVPKSEWKEQPEANILTIDLPGFAKEQVKVTFVHTSKMLRVMGERPLADRRWSRFNEVFTVPQNCLVDKIHGSFNNNTLTITMPKETITKMPNVPETSKTVAERVEKLEEKRLLEEARKKEAEAEKIKKLLEEKEGIIRKLQEEAKAKEMAEAKKLQEEAKAKEMAEAKKMQEEAKEKEMAEARKLQEETIAKEKAEAKKLEEEAKAKEKLAEEAALEKSIQEKKSVDSTKSVSERVSEVMKSAEEKLGYLGEKEKKIRKGILEKVRGKDLTSEEKKSMVNIGVATLVLFALGAYVSYTFCSSSSSSSSSSSSSSSSSSTSTSPSSSSPSTKPE; encoded by the exons atGGCAGCAAGACAGCAACCAAAAGGAACAGGATTAGGGGTTCAGTATGTGGATCTTGTCCCCAAATCCGAATGGAAAGAACAACCTGAGGCCAATATACTCACTATTGATCTTCCAG GTTTTGCAAAGGAGCAAGTGAAGGTAACCTTTGTGCACACCTCGAAGATGTTAAGAGTCATGGGAGAACGTCCCCTGGCTGATCGGAGATGGAGCCGTTTCAACGAAGTGTTTACAGTTCCACAGAATTGTCTAGTGGATAAGATCCATGGGAGCTTTAATAACAACACTCTCACCATCACCATGCCTAAGGAGACGATTACAAAGATGCCTAATGTACCAGAAACTTCTAAAACTGTGGCTGAGAGGGTGGAGAAGCTAGAGGAGAAGAGGCTGTTGGAAGAAGCTAGAAAGAAGGAAGCAGAGGCTGAGAAGATCAAGAAGCTTCTTGAAGAGAAAGAGGGGATAATTAGAAAGCTGCAAGAAGAAGCTAAAGCAAAAGAGATGGCTGAGGCGAAGAAGCTGCAAGAGGAAGCTAAAGCAAAAGAGATGGCTGAGGCAAAGAAGATGCAAGAAGAAGCTAAAGAAAAAGAGATGGCTGAAGCGAGAAAGCTTCAAGAAGAAACTATAGCAAAAGAGAAAGCTGAGGCAAAAAAGCTTGAAGAAGAGGCTAAAGCAAAAGAGAAGCTTGCGGAAGAAGCTGCACTAGAGAAGAGCATCCAGGAGAAGAAGTCTGTGGACTCTACCAAATCCGTGTCTGAAAGAGTAAGCGAGGTTATGAAATCAGCGGAAGAGAAACTAGGTTACTTGGGggagaaggaaaagaaaataaggAAAGGAATATTGGAGAAAGTAAGGGGAAAAGATTTAACAAGTGAAGAGAAGAAGTCAATGGTAAATATAGGAGTGGCTACTCTGGTTCTGTTTGCACTTGGAGCTTACGTTTCTTACACCTTTtgctcatcttcttcttcttcatcttcatcatcatcatcatcatcatcatcatcatcaacttctacgtctccttcttcttcatcaccttcTACAAAACCAGAATGA
- the LOC108841226 gene encoding histone-lysine N-methyltransferase, H3 lysine-9 specific SUVH1-like yields MESESYESYTDKTRVYDLKPLRTLKPVFPSGNHQAPPPFVCSPPFGPFPPGFSPFYPFTSSQPHTHQNTSSQPSLVTPLRSFRSPNNNNDDADPEEGCSTPKKRKIPKKRTPEKKNVNFESGITAAERENGNRKLVKSVLTRYEALRRRFSQLEDAREAVSGINKRADLKAGSTCMSRGVRTNAKKRPGVVPGVEIGDVFFFRFEMCLVGLHSPSMAGIDYLAVDEETTIATSVVSSGYYDNEEGDPDVLVYTGQGGGGNADKEKQTSDQKMERGNLALEKSLVRNSPVRVIRGLKEASQGGNKIYVYDGLYEVKESWMEKGKSGHNTFKYKLVRAPGQPPAFATWVAIQKWKAGLREGLILADLTSGVESIGVSLVNEVDEENGPGYFTYSTKVTYSESFNLTQPSLGCDCLSSSCRPGNLNCHCIRRNGGDYPYCGNGVLVSRKGMVYECSPSCPCSSCKNKVTQMGIKLKLEVFKTGNRGWGLRSWDPIRAGSFICIYAGEAKEKDQTIESDDYAFDTTRVYTSFRWNYEHGLADEVDSEEVSEEPEMPLPLVISAKNVGNVGRFMNHSCSPNVFWQPVSYESNGQLCLHVAFFAVSHIPPMTELTYDYGVTQPSEAQNGNALHGMRKCFCGSEYCRGSFG; encoded by the coding sequence ATGGAGTCAGAGAGTTACGAAAGCTACACTGATAAGACGAGAGTGTACGATTTAAAACCGTTACGCACTCTAAAACCAGTGTTCCCCAGCGGGAATCACCAAGCTCCACCACCTTTTGTCTGCTCGCCTCCTTTCGGTCCTTTCCCTCCTGGCTTCTCACCTTTCTATCCCTTCACCTCCTCTCAACCACACACTCACCAAAACACCTCCTCACAACCTTCCTTGGTCACTCCTCTGAGATCATTCAGGTCTcctaacaacaacaacgacgACGCGGATCCCGAAGAAGGCTGCTCAACTCCGAAGAAGAGAAAGATCCCTAAAAAGCGCACACCAGAGAAGAAGAACGTGAACTTCGAGAGCGGGATCACCGCCGCGGAAAGAGAGAACGGGAACAGGAAGCTCGTGAAGAGCGTTCTCACGCGCTACGAGGCGCTCAGAAGAAGGTTCTCACAGCTGGAGGACGCGAGAGAAGCCGTGAGCGGGATCAACAAACGCGCCGATCTGAAAGCGGGGTCCACTTGCATGAGCAGAGGCGTACGGACCAACGCCAAGAAACGTCCCGGCGTTGTCCCCGGGGTCGAGATCGGGGACGTGTTCTTCTTCAGGTTCGAGATGTGTTTGGTCGGGCTGCATTCTCCGTCGATGGCTGGGATCGACTATCTCGCCGTCGATGAAGAGACTACTATCGCCACTAGCGTCGTTTCCTCTGGTTACTACGATAACGAGGAAGGTGATCCGGATGTTTTGGTTTACACCGGTCAAGGCGGTGGTGGTAACGCTGATAAAGAGAAGCAAACCTCTGATCAGAAGATGGAGAGAGGTAACCTAGCTTTGGAGAAGAGTTTGGTTCGGAACAGTCCGGTTCGGGTGATAAGAGGGTTGAAAGAAGCTTCTCAGGGGGGTAATAAGATTTATGTCTACGACGGTCTCTACGAGGTCAAAGAGTCTTGGATGGAGAAAGGGAAGTCAGGGCACAACACTTTCAAGTATAAACTAGTGAGAGCTCCTGGTCAGCCTCCTGCTTTCGCTACGTGGGTTGCTATACAAAAGTGGAAAGCTGGTTTGAGGGAAGGGCTTATACTCGCTGATCTCACTTCCGGTGTTGAGAGCATTGGCGTTTCGCTTGTGAATGAAGTTGATGAAGAGAATGGTCCTGGCTATTTCACTTACTCCACGAAGGTGACTTACTCTGAGTCTTTTAACCTGACGCAGCCTTCTTTGGGATGTGATTGTCTCAGCAGCTCGTGCAGACCGGGGAACTTGAACTGTCATTGTATAAGGAGAAACGGAGGTGATTATCCTTATTGTGGTAATGGAGTTCTAGTTAGCCGCAAGGGTATGGTGTATGAATGCAGCCCGTCTTGTCCGTGCTCTTCTTGCAAGAACAAGGTGACTCAAATGGGGATAAAGCTTAAGCTTGAAGTTTTCAAGACGGGGAACAGAGGGTGGGGCTTGCGGTCGTGGGATCCCATCCGTGCCGGTTCGTTTATATGTATATACGCAGGTGAGGCCAAGGAGAAGGACCAGACTATAGAGAGTGATGATTATGCTTTTGATACGACTCGTGTGTATACCAGTTTTAGATGGAACTATGAGCATGGCTTAGCAGACGAAGTTGATTCTGAAGAGGTGTCTGAAGAACCTGAAATGCCGTTGCCTTTGGTGATCAGTGCTAAGAATGTTGGGAATGTTGGGAGGTTCATGAACCATAGTTGCTCTCCTAATGTATTTTGGCAACCGGTTAGTTATGAGAGTAACGGTCAGCtatgcttgcatgttgcctTCTTTGCCGTTTCTCACATCCCTCCCATGACTGAGTTGACTTATGACTATGGAGTTACTCAACCAAGCGAAGCTCAAAATGGCAATGCTTTGCACGGCATGAGGAAGTGCTTTTGTGGATCAGAGTATTGCCGTGGTTCATTTGGTTAA
- the LOC108839858 gene encoding type I inositol polyphosphate 5-phosphatase 10 isoform X2, whose product MSDPLYIFNNKSQSEIVVESLLSSSNLRSSMPTQQIQSIRVFVATWNVGGKSPHSGLDLDALLHVHSEFDIYVLGFQEIVPLNAGNVLVLGDNEPAAKWLAMINQSLNKSSPPSSSSSGGRLGPKTPSFGAGSMFFAKPSLKKISESFRTECRRKLKICNCSSFSEEIVKKYGRESCFRCPESLVNQSDLLCDDDDEEDDEDEDDDEDDEEGGGKVASLVSNQMMMKYGLVASKQMVGIFLTVWMRKELIQHVTHLRISCVTRGIMGCLGNKGCIAVSLQLYKTSFCFICSHLASGEREGDERRRNSDVIEILKNTTFPRICRTSFTRVPNRITKHDRVIWLGDLNYRIALSYTETKTLLDKNAWDTLLNKDQLKIERDAGRVFKGWHEGKIFFAPTYKYSYNSDAYAGDTTKEKKNKRRTPAWCDRILWHGDGIRQLSYVRGESRFSDHRPVCALFVVNVDVCEGRIGTRRQ is encoded by the exons ATGTCGGATCCActctatatatttaataata agTCTCAATCCGAAATAGTAGTTGAATCTCTGTTATCTTCAAGCAATCTCAGATCTTCAATGCCCACTCAGCAAATCCAATCCATAAG AGTCTTTGTGGCAACATGGAACGTGGGAGGAAAGTCTCCTCACTCTGGTCTTGATCTTGATGCTTTGCTTCACGTCCACAGCGAGTTCGATATATATGTTTTAGG ttttcagGAGATAGTTCCATTGAATGCTGGAAATGTACTTGTGCTTGGAGACAACGAGCCTGCTGCTAAATGGTTAGCAATGATCAACCAGTCCTTGAACAAATcatcaccaccatcatcatcatcctctggTGGACGGCTTGGTCCCAAAACTCCATCTTTTGGTGCTGGATCGATGTTCTTTGCGAAGCCATCTTTGAAGAAGATCAGTGAGAGTTTCAGAACAGAGTGCAGGAGAAAACTGAAGATATGTAACTGCAGCTCCTTCTCTGAAGAGATTGTGAAAAAGTATGGGAGAGAATCTTGTTTCAGATGTCCAGAATCTTTGGTTAACCAAAGTGATTTACTTTGTGATGATGAcgacgaagaagatgatgaggatgaggatgatgatgaagatgatgaggaagGTGGAGGAAAGGTTGCTTCTCTTGTAAGCAaccagatgatgatgaagtatGGTTTAGTAGCATCAAAGCAAATGGTGGGAATATTCCTCACTGTGTGGATGAGAAAGGAACTTATTCAACATGTTACTCATCTCAGAATCTCATGTGTCACCCGTGGAATCATGGGTTGCTTAGGAAACAAG GGATGCATAGCTGTGAGTTTGCAGCTCTACAAGACGAGCTTCTGCTTCATTTGCAGTCATCTAGCTTctggagagagagaaggagatgaaCGTCGCAGAAACTCAGATGTAATTGAGATTCTCAAGAACACAACTTTCCCTAGAATCTGCAGAACGTCTTTCACCCGTGTCCCCAATCGAATCACCAAGCATGA TCGGGTCATCTGGCTGGGAGATTTGAACTACAGGATAGCTTTAAGTTACACAGAAACAAAGACACTCTTGGATAAAAACGCTTGGGACACTCTTCTCAACAAAGATCAG CTCAAGATTGAAAGAGACGCAGGAAGAGTGTTTAAAGGATGGCACGAAGGCAAAATCTTCTTCGCACCAACTTATAAGTACTCTTATAACTCAGATGCTTACGCAGGAGACACtaccaaagagaagaagaacaagagaagAACTCCCGCCTG GTGTGACAGGATTCTTTGGCACGGTGATGGAATCCGGCAGCTCTCTTACGTGCGCGGCGAGTCGCGATTCTCTGATCACCGACCGGTTTGCGCTTTGTTTGTTGTCAACGTCGATGTTTGCGAGGGCAGAATCGGAACTAGGAGACAATAG
- the LOC108839858 gene encoding type I inositol polyphosphate 5-phosphatase 10 isoform X1, with product MCVCSYLCVASEYFFRLCFNFFSESQSEIVVESLLSSSNLRSSMPTQQIQSIRVFVATWNVGGKSPHSGLDLDALLHVHSEFDIYVLGFQEIVPLNAGNVLVLGDNEPAAKWLAMINQSLNKSSPPSSSSSGGRLGPKTPSFGAGSMFFAKPSLKKISESFRTECRRKLKICNCSSFSEEIVKKYGRESCFRCPESLVNQSDLLCDDDDEEDDEDEDDDEDDEEGGGKVASLVSNQMMMKYGLVASKQMVGIFLTVWMRKELIQHVTHLRISCVTRGIMGCLGNKGCIAVSLQLYKTSFCFICSHLASGEREGDERRRNSDVIEILKNTTFPRICRTSFTRVPNRITKHDRVIWLGDLNYRIALSYTETKTLLDKNAWDTLLNKDQLKIERDAGRVFKGWHEGKIFFAPTYKYSYNSDAYAGDTTKEKKNKRRTPAWCDRILWHGDGIRQLSYVRGESRFSDHRPVCALFVVNVDVCEGRIGTRRQ from the exons ATGTGTGTTTGTTCTTATCTATGTGTAGCTtcagaatatttttttagactttgttttaattttttttcagagTCTCAATCCGAAATAGTAGTTGAATCTCTGTTATCTTCAAGCAATCTCAGATCTTCAATGCCCACTCAGCAAATCCAATCCATAAG AGTCTTTGTGGCAACATGGAACGTGGGAGGAAAGTCTCCTCACTCTGGTCTTGATCTTGATGCTTTGCTTCACGTCCACAGCGAGTTCGATATATATGTTTTAGG ttttcagGAGATAGTTCCATTGAATGCTGGAAATGTACTTGTGCTTGGAGACAACGAGCCTGCTGCTAAATGGTTAGCAATGATCAACCAGTCCTTGAACAAATcatcaccaccatcatcatcatcctctggTGGACGGCTTGGTCCCAAAACTCCATCTTTTGGTGCTGGATCGATGTTCTTTGCGAAGCCATCTTTGAAGAAGATCAGTGAGAGTTTCAGAACAGAGTGCAGGAGAAAACTGAAGATATGTAACTGCAGCTCCTTCTCTGAAGAGATTGTGAAAAAGTATGGGAGAGAATCTTGTTTCAGATGTCCAGAATCTTTGGTTAACCAAAGTGATTTACTTTGTGATGATGAcgacgaagaagatgatgaggatgaggatgatgatgaagatgatgaggaagGTGGAGGAAAGGTTGCTTCTCTTGTAAGCAaccagatgatgatgaagtatGGTTTAGTAGCATCAAAGCAAATGGTGGGAATATTCCTCACTGTGTGGATGAGAAAGGAACTTATTCAACATGTTACTCATCTCAGAATCTCATGTGTCACCCGTGGAATCATGGGTTGCTTAGGAAACAAG GGATGCATAGCTGTGAGTTTGCAGCTCTACAAGACGAGCTTCTGCTTCATTTGCAGTCATCTAGCTTctggagagagagaaggagatgaaCGTCGCAGAAACTCAGATGTAATTGAGATTCTCAAGAACACAACTTTCCCTAGAATCTGCAGAACGTCTTTCACCCGTGTCCCCAATCGAATCACCAAGCATGA TCGGGTCATCTGGCTGGGAGATTTGAACTACAGGATAGCTTTAAGTTACACAGAAACAAAGACACTCTTGGATAAAAACGCTTGGGACACTCTTCTCAACAAAGATCAG CTCAAGATTGAAAGAGACGCAGGAAGAGTGTTTAAAGGATGGCACGAAGGCAAAATCTTCTTCGCACCAACTTATAAGTACTCTTATAACTCAGATGCTTACGCAGGAGACACtaccaaagagaagaagaacaagagaagAACTCCCGCCTG GTGTGACAGGATTCTTTGGCACGGTGATGGAATCCGGCAGCTCTCTTACGTGCGCGGCGAGTCGCGATTCTCTGATCACCGACCGGTTTGCGCTTTGTTTGTTGTCAACGTCGATGTTTGCGAGGGCAGAATCGGAACTAGGAGACAATAG
- the LOC108828378 gene encoding SUN domain-containing protein 1, producing the protein MSTSTMSLTATPAKRSPIRAAGEKKPSFDFPPSESLANNGGTSSRDPIRAEAVVDRSQGQDLGPVTRRSVSSAATTTGTNAAANHRRTRKVAAAAPKSAKARWKRVARIFAKQLAALLIIVGLIQLTRKVILKVSTFSSSSFGTTAFSGLENRIAEVDGLVKATTSTMQVQVELLDKKIEKEAKALRQELDTKASAFQRELKKVESRAESLEKSVDDLNAKPFVSRAELDKIYEELKKGNVDDSEFSIDELRAYAREMIEKEIEKHAGDGLGRVDYALASGGGFVMHHSDPFLVGKGSSWSGTSSRHAHANAVKMLSPSFGEPGQCFALKGSSGYVQIRLRRPIVPEAFTLEHVAKNVAYDRSSAPKDCLVSGWLQGKGQAPSEKMQLLAEFTYDLDRSNAQTFSVLDSSGSGLIDTVRLDFTSNHGSNSHTCIYRFRVHGRAPDPVSVVGIQSLSGQFTWNWTNCCVFIHPNL; encoded by the exons atgtCGACATCAACGATGTCACTCACCGCGACTCCCGCTAAGAGGTCGCCGATCCGCGCCGCGGGAGAGAAGAAACCTAGCTTCGATTTCCCGCCAAGCGAATCTCTCGCGAACAACGGCGGCACGAGCAGCAGAGATCCGATCCGCGCCGAAGCCGTTGTCGATCGATCTCAGGGACAAGACTTAGGTCCCGTAACCAGGAGATCGGTTTCCTCCGCGGCGACGACGACGGGGACAAACGCAGCCGCCAATCATCGGCGGACGCGGAAGGTAGCGGCGGCGGCTCCTAAGTCCGCGAAAGCGCGGTGGAAGAGAGTGGCGAGAATCTTCGCGAAGCAGCTCGCGGCTCTTCTGATCATCGTCGGGTTGATTCAATTGACGAGGAAAGTGATTCTGAAAGTCTCcactttctcttcttcctcctttgGAACGACGGCGTTTTCGGGATTGGAGAACCGGATAGCGGAAGTGGATGGGCTTGTAAAGGCCACTACGAGTACAATGCAGGTCCAAGTTGAGTTACTCGACAAGAAGATTGAAAAAGAAGCGAAAGCGTTGAGGCAAGAGCTCGACACGAAAGCCTCTGCGTTCCAGAGGGAGTTGAAGAAGGTAGAGTCTAGAGCAGAGTCGTTAGAGAAGTCAGTAGACGACCTAAATGCTAAACCTTTTGTGTCGAGAGCTGAGTTAGACAAGATCTACGAGGAACTAAAGAAAGGGAATGTAGATGATTCTGAGTTTAGCATTGATGAGTTAAGAGCTTATGCTCGTGAGATGATTGAGAAAGAGATTGAAAAACATGCTGGTGATGGACTTGGAAGAGTAGACTATGCTTTGGCGTCTGGTGGTGGGTTTGTGATGCATCATTCGGATCCCTTTCTTGTTGGGAAAGGGAGTAGTTGGTCGGGGACAAGCAGCCGACATGCTCATGCCAATGCGGTTAAGATGTTGTCTCCGAGTTTTGGGGAGCCTGGCCAGTGTTTTGCTTTGAAAGGTAGTAGTGGATATGTTCAAATCAGGCTGAGACGACCAATTGTTCCAGAGGCTTTCACCTTGGAGCATGTAGCTAAG AACGTGGCGTACGACAGATCCAGTGCTCCAAAAGATTGTCTCGTATCAGGATGGCTGCAAGGAAAAGGGCAGGCACCCTCAGAGAAGATGCAACTTCTAGCAGAGTTCACTTACGACTTAGACAGGTCGAACGCACAGACATTCAGCGTCCTGGACTCATCAGGCTCTGGTCTGATCGATACTGTCAGGCTAGACTTCACATCCAACCATGGAAGCAACTCCCACACTTGCATCTACCGGTTTAGAGTTCATGGGCGTGCACCAGACCCAGTATCTGTTGTGGGAATCCAGTCTTTATCAGGACAATTCACCTGGAACTGGACAAACTGTTGTGTTTTCATTCATCCAAATCTCTAA
- the LOC108843700 gene encoding coatomer subunit delta has translation MVVLAASIVGKSGKVLVSRQYVDMSRIRIEGLLAAFPKLVGMGKQHTYIETENVRYVYQPIEVLFLLLVTTKQSNILEDLDTLRMLSKLVPEYSMSLDEEGINRAAFELIFAFDEVISLGHKESVTVAQVKQYCEMESHEEKLHKLVMQSKINDTKDVMKRKANEIDKSKIDKTRGGDKGGLSSMSSLGSGFNDSSISHGRGSSFGSGSMLGMISDVEPISTKAKDRSRSSVTAPPKSSGMKLGKSGKNQLMESLKAEGEDIIEDVKPSSQTRTAVAPPTDPFTLTVEEKLNVALRRDGGISSFDMQGTLSLQILNQDDGFVQVQIETGGNPEILFKTHPNINRELFNSESILGLKRPDQPFPTGQGGDGVGLLRWRMQRADESMVPLTINCWPSVSGNETYVSIEYEASSMFDLTNVIISVPLPALREAPMVKQCDGDWRYDSRNSVLEWSILLIDNSNRSGSMEFVVPPVDSSVFFPISVQFAATNTYSGLKVTGMIPLRGGGGGVTPRFVQRTQLVAQNYEVV, from the exons ATG GTCGTGCTAGCTGCTTCCATTGTGGGCAAGTCTGGAAAAG TGCTTGTTTCCAGACAGTATGTGGATATGTCTCGAATCAGAATTGAAGGTCTCCTTGCGGCTTTTCCTAAGCTTGTTGGCATGGGCAAGCAGCATACCTACATTGAGACAGAGAATGTGCGATATGTATACCAGCCTATTGAAGTTCTCTTCCTGCTTCTTGTTACTACTAAGCAGAGCAACATTCTTGAAGATCTCGACACCCTCAGGATGCTCTCCAAACTT GTGCCTGAGTATTCAATGTCTTTAGATGAAGAAGGGATTAACAGGGCTGCCTTCGAGCTTATATTTGCTTTTGATGAAGTCATATCTCTCGGGCACAAGGAGAGTGTGACAGTCGCCCAGGTGAAGCAGTACTGTGAAATGGAAAGTCACGAGGAGAAGTTGCATAAACTGGTGATGCAGAGCAAGATCAATGACACTAAAGACGTGATGAAGCGTAAGGCTAATGAGATTGACAAAAGCAAG ATTGATAAGACTAGAGGTGGTGATAAGGGAGGATTATCGTCTATGAGTTCGTTGGGATCTGGATTCAATGACTCGAGCATATCTCATGGTCGTGGCAGTAGTTTTGGAAGTGGTTCTATGCTTGGCATGATTTCAGATGTTGAACCTATCAGTACCAAGGCCAAAG ATCGATCACGCTCTTCTGTTACGGCTCCTCCTAAGAGTTCTGGCATGAAACTTGGCAAGTCTGGAAAGAACCAGTTAATGGAGTCCCTTAAAGCCGAAGGTGAAGACATCATTGAAGATGTCAAGCCTTCTAGCCAAACCAGAACAGCTGTCGCACCTCCAACTGATCCTTTCACGTTAACTGTGGAGGAGAAGCTCAACGTTGCACTGAGACGAGACGGTGGAATCAGTAGCTTTGATATGCAGGGAACCCTGTCGCTTCAGATCCTTAACCAAGATGATGGGTTTGTCCAAGTTCAG ATTGAAACCGGTGGAAACCCTGAAATTCTTTTCAAGACCCATCCTAACATCAACAGAGAACTGTTTAATAGCGAGAGTATTCTAGGACTAAAGAGACCGGATCAGCCATTTCCCACTGGTCAAGGTGGAGATGGTGTTGGTCTTCTGAGGTGGAGAATGCAAAGGGCAGACGAGTCCATGGTGCCACTAACAA TCAACTGCTGGCCTTCGGTTTCTGGAAACGAGACGTATGTCAGCATAGAGTATGAAGCCTCGTCCATGTTTGATCTAACTAATGTTATCATCTCCGTACCTCTTCCTGCTCTGAGAGAGGCACCAATGGTTAAACAATGTGATGGGGACTGGAG GTACGACTCAAGGAATTCAGTTTTGGAATGGTCTATACTTCTTATCGACAACTCAAACCGCAG TGGGTCAATGGAGTTTGTAGTGCCACCAGTTGATTCATCGGTGTTCTTCCCCATCTCTGTTCAGTTTGCAGCAACCAATACATACAGTGGATTGAAG GTGACGGGAATGATTCCTCTgagaggaggtggtggtggtgtgaCTCCAAGGTTTGTGCAGAGGACGCAGCTGGTTGCACAGAACTACGAAGTCGTGTGA
- the LOC108840207 gene encoding uncharacterized protein LOC108840207, producing MERSDPPSPKRQKKTEEETTPRYNGRPEGFESDECSDEEMELFDQELDRSGGGYEIDFKKFRYCFGWRSLDLDDSTMVDEPETNRDFVATLVNLALTKTNTERGTSLELGKILIANYHPSCAVTFYLSFEVNDPTSDGNQTKPYRAVVRYFPGDIEVVSCNPKESC from the exons ATGGAAAGATCCGATCCTCCATCACCGAAGCGTCAGAAGAAGACGGAGGAGGAAACAACCCCCCGCTATAATGGCCGTCCCGAGGGTTTCGAATCCGACGAGTGCTCCGACGAGGAGATGGAGTTGTTCGACCAAGAGTTGGATAGGAGCGGCGGG GGTTATGAAATCGACTTCAAGAAATTTCGTTACTGTTTTGGTTGGAGATCACTGGATCTGGACGATAGTACAATGGTTGATGAGCCTGAAACTAACAGAGATTTCGTAGCTACTTTGGTGAACCTCGCTCTCACCAAAACAAACACAGAAAGA GGAACAAGTTTGGAACTGGGCAAGATTTTGATTGCAAACTATCATCCATCCTGCGCAGTCACTTTCTACCTCTCATTCGAAGTCAATGATCCTACTTCAGATGGTAATCAGACAAAACCCTATCGTGCAGTGGTTCGCTACTTCCCGGGAGACATTGAAGTTGTCTCTTGCAATCCCAAAGAAAGTTGTTAG